A single Vibrio sp. YMD68 DNA region contains:
- the pflB gene encoding formate C-acetyltransferase gives MAEQFAKAWEGFAAGEWQNEVNVRDFIQKNYAPYEGDESFLVSEGTEATNVLWNKVMEGIKQENATKAPVDFDTSVISTITAHDAGYINKDLETIVGLQTEKPLKRAIIPNGGVRMVEGSCKAYGETLDPMVSKIYSEYRKTHNAGVFDIYTPDILKCRKSGVLTGLPDAYGRGRIIGDYRRVALYGVDFLMKDKQAQFASLQERFENGEDLAATMQLREEISEQHRALGQMKVMAEKYGYDISGPAQTAQEAIQWTYFGYLAAVKSQNGAAMSLGRTSTFLDVFIERDIASGAITEVQAQEMIDHFVMKLRMVRFLRTPEYDELFSGDPIWATESMGGMGVDGRTLVTRTNFRFLNSLYTMGPSPEPNITVLWSEQLPDGFKRFCAKVSIDTSSIQYENDDLMRPDLQSDDYAIACCVSPMIVGKQMQFFGARANLAKTMLYAINGGVDEKLKMQVGPVGDKITDEVLSYDDVMGRLDTFMDWLAKQYVTALNSIHFMHDKYSYEASLMALHDRDVRRTMACGIAGLSVAADSLSAIKYATVKPVRDEDGIAIDFDIEGDYPKFGNNDARVDDIACELVSTFMGKIRKLKMYRDAIPTQSILTITSNVVYGKKTGNTPDGRRAGAPFAPGANPMHGRDEKGAVASLTSVGKLPFADAQDGISYTFSIVPNALGKEEDSQRANLAGLMDGYFHHEAGVEGGQHLNVNVLNRGTLEDAVKHPEKYPQLTIRVSGYAVRFNSLTKEQQADVIARTFTESL, from the coding sequence ATGGCAGAGCAATTTGCTAAAGCTTGGGAAGGTTTTGCTGCAGGTGAGTGGCAAAACGAAGTAAACGTTCGTGATTTTATTCAAAAGAACTACGCGCCGTATGAAGGCGACGAATCTTTCCTAGTTTCTGAAGGTACTGAAGCAACTAACGTGCTTTGGAACAAAGTAATGGAAGGTATCAAGCAGGAAAACGCAACGAAAGCTCCTGTGGATTTCGATACATCTGTTATCTCTACCATCACTGCTCACGATGCAGGTTACATCAACAAAGATCTTGAGACTATCGTTGGTCTTCAGACTGAAAAACCATTAAAGCGTGCGATCATCCCTAACGGTGGTGTACGTATGGTTGAAGGTTCTTGTAAAGCATACGGTGAAACTCTTGACCCGATGGTTTCAAAGATCTACTCAGAATACCGCAAAACACACAACGCAGGTGTTTTCGATATCTACACGCCAGACATTCTAAAATGTCGTAAATCTGGTGTTCTAACGGGTCTTCCTGATGCATACGGTCGTGGTCGTATCATTGGTGATTACCGTCGCGTTGCACTTTACGGCGTAGACTTCCTGATGAAAGACAAGCAAGCTCAGTTTGCTTCTCTTCAAGAGCGTTTTGAAAACGGCGAAGACCTAGCAGCAACAATGCAACTTCGTGAAGAGATCTCTGAGCAACACCGCGCTCTAGGCCAAATGAAAGTAATGGCTGAGAAATACGGTTACGATATCTCAGGCCCAGCTCAAACAGCTCAAGAAGCAATCCAGTGGACTTACTTCGGGTACCTAGCGGCGGTTAAATCTCAAAACGGTGCAGCGATGTCTCTAGGTCGTACTTCGACTTTCCTAGACGTGTTCATTGAGCGTGATATTGCTTCTGGCGCTATCACAGAAGTTCAAGCACAAGAAATGATCGATCACTTCGTAATGAAGCTACGTATGGTTCGTTTCCTACGTACTCCTGAATACGATGAGCTATTCTCTGGTGACCCAATCTGGGCTACAGAATCTATGGGTGGTATGGGTGTTGATGGTCGTACACTGGTTACGCGTACAAACTTCCGTTTCCTAAACAGCCTATACACTATGGGGCCTTCTCCAGAGCCAAACATTACGGTTCTTTGGTCTGAGCAATTGCCTGACGGCTTCAAGCGTTTCTGTGCGAAGGTATCTATCGATACGTCTTCTATCCAGTACGAAAATGATGACCTAATGCGCCCTGACCTACAGTCGGATGACTACGCAATCGCATGTTGTGTATCTCCAATGATTGTTGGTAAGCAAATGCAGTTCTTCGGTGCTCGTGCTAACCTTGCGAAAACAATGCTTTACGCAATCAATGGCGGCGTTGATGAAAAACTGAAAATGCAAGTTGGTCCAGTTGGCGATAAGATCACTGACGAAGTGCTTAGCTACGATGACGTAATGGGTCGCCTAGACACGTTTATGGATTGGTTAGCGAAGCAATACGTGACTGCGCTAAACAGCATCCACTTCATGCACGACAAATACAGCTACGAAGCGTCTCTGATGGCACTTCATGACCGTGATGTTCGTCGTACTATGGCATGTGGTATCGCGGGTCTTTCTGTTGCAGCTGACTCTCTATCTGCAATCAAATACGCAACGGTTAAACCAGTGCGTGATGAAGACGGCATTGCTATCGATTTCGATATCGAAGGTGACTACCCTAAATTTGGTAACAACGACGCTCGTGTTGATGACATCGCATGTGAACTTGTTTCTACGTTTATGGGCAAAATCCGTAAGCTTAAGATGTACCGTGACGCTATCCCAACTCAGTCTATTCTGACTATCACGTCTAACGTGGTATACGGTAAGAAGACAGGTAACACCCCTGATGGTCGCCGTGCTGGTGCTCCTTTCGCTCCTGGTGCAAATCCAATGCACGGTCGTGATGAGAAAGGCGCAGTAGCGTCACTGACATCTGTAGGTAAACTGCCGTTTGCAGACGCACAAGATGGTATCTCTTACACTTTCTCTATCGTGCCAAATGCACTGGGTAAAGAAGAAGATAGCCAACGTGCTAACCTAGCAGGCCTTATGGATGGTTACTTCCACCATGAAGCTGGCGTTGAAGGTGGCCAACACCTTAACGTGAATGTTCTTAACCGCGGTACGCTTGAAGACGCTGTTAAGCACCCTGAGAAATACCCACAGCTAACTATCCGTGTTTCTGGTTACGCTGTTCGCTTTAACTCTTTAACTAAAGAGCAACAAGCTGATGTAATCGCACGTACTTTCACTGAATCTCTATAA
- a CDS encoding lipid A-modifier LpxR family protein, with protein sequence MKSRILLALIISSSSVIASERSTVSFSLDNDGIFGVDQDYTNGIFLSYTSGAINTPWILTPLSLSVWGASPLDKVEFTLGHKMWTPSDIEAMEPLANDRPYAGYFHGELNFISLHPQQAQRFNLTLGATGENSLAGQAQKLVHSITGSDDPNGWDYQVDEGMVGSVGYLSHFNWGRSRSFGNTEFEVSNVSEGNIGSFRSDLSTGMMFRWGTDLGGNMGAANISTENPFRPGMIGASNSAWFVFTGIEGRYRFNDITIEGERPNISDPENYPSTLENWQSTAVLGAVWYNQYVGASLTVTAKTPDYKQAPSSIYGTGGLALFAFF encoded by the coding sequence ATGAAGTCACGAATTCTCCTTGCTTTAATTATCTCCTCGTCAAGTGTCATCGCATCTGAACGATCCACCGTTTCATTTTCCCTTGATAACGATGGTATCTTTGGGGTCGACCAAGATTATACCAATGGCATTTTTCTCTCTTATACTTCAGGGGCAATCAACACGCCTTGGATTCTTACCCCTCTGAGCTTGTCGGTTTGGGGAGCCTCTCCTTTAGACAAAGTCGAGTTTACGTTAGGGCACAAAATGTGGACGCCTTCAGACATTGAAGCAATGGAGCCCCTTGCAAATGACCGACCGTACGCGGGTTATTTCCATGGTGAACTTAATTTCATCAGCCTTCACCCACAGCAAGCTCAGCGATTTAACCTAACTCTCGGCGCAACCGGTGAAAACTCATTGGCAGGCCAAGCACAAAAGTTGGTTCATAGCATTACCGGGTCTGACGATCCAAACGGCTGGGACTACCAAGTCGATGAGGGTATGGTCGGCAGTGTTGGCTACCTATCTCACTTTAACTGGGGACGCAGCCGTTCATTCGGTAATACTGAATTTGAAGTGTCCAACGTCAGCGAAGGCAATATAGGGAGTTTTAGAAGTGATCTTTCTACTGGGATGATGTTTCGATGGGGTACAGACCTTGGGGGAAACATGGGCGCTGCCAACATTTCAACAGAAAACCCATTTCGACCTGGTATGATTGGCGCGTCTAATTCTGCTTGGTTTGTCTTCACTGGCATTGAAGGTCGCTATCGATTCAACGACATCACCATTGAAGGCGAACGACCTAACATTTCAGACCCTGAAAATTACCCAAGCACCCTTGAAAACTGGCAATCTACCGCGGTTTTAGGCGCGGTTTGGTACAACCAATACGTCGGGGCCAGTTTAACCGTGACAGCAAAAACACCCGATTACAAACAAGCGCCAAGCTCGATATATGGTACGGGTGGCCTCGCACTATTTGCCTTTTTCTAA
- a CDS encoding methyl-accepting chemotaxis protein, which yields MEVFALSQRQKITAFLVILSIGFISLGLFTSNRLSVMGSQYISSGDVAAGSISIYKTQSALLTLAADIDSLTANEVEKTKVTTEEIKQLADENAIFLKALGLIQQADDLTGSVDEFYQTLIPWLTVKEELGFSVDEGNLGQLKSLATTIEKKIEETGMVTLNSDFQVMIKAQQNYLLQPNEKNLTLFNRAMAMFVNMSNTYAMLDLYEKEIEAMKSTFLRVAELSQEIGTIEQNLFQSELRVKTVIGDVTDTLAGITTEYIGKAEKSAAQTQWSVLIACAALAVFTIAIFITISGTLTRSVKQISTILSGVAKGDLSQRMKIGPNDNDEFNQLAMTINQSCENLGELVHGVQNSSNALSVNAAELNTGIDTLAHNQSKVLGQTELLASATEEVSVTTQEVSNSLEFVADVSKSSTNAAEEGATVIKGAIDSLEDVNNILKSAAGHIQQLETASSKVDSVMEIINGIAEQTNLLALNAAIEAARAGEQGRGFAVVADEVRNLAVRTVDAVGEISGTIETMKKESAEVIQYIGQSESSIQAGQEKGHEAMTALGQITEKADEAAHQTEVIFASIRELATTSQSMANNMIEISSAMKELENNNEQLRQTSELVDERSSSLNSDCERFNI from the coding sequence ATGGAAGTATTTGCATTATCTCAACGACAAAAAATAACTGCCTTTTTGGTGATTTTGTCTATCGGTTTTATTAGCCTTGGCCTGTTTACCTCAAACCGTTTGTCTGTAATGGGGTCACAATATATCAGTAGTGGCGATGTGGCTGCTGGTTCGATTTCGATATACAAAACACAAAGTGCGTTACTGACACTTGCCGCTGACATCGATTCTCTTACCGCGAATGAAGTGGAAAAGACTAAGGTAACAACAGAAGAAATTAAGCAGTTAGCCGATGAAAATGCGATTTTTCTAAAAGCGCTTGGTCTGATTCAGCAAGCTGATGACCTGACGGGGAGTGTGGACGAGTTTTATCAAACACTCATTCCATGGTTAACGGTGAAGGAAGAGCTCGGATTCAGTGTAGATGAGGGGAATTTAGGCCAATTAAAATCGCTGGCGACAACCATTGAAAAGAAAATTGAAGAAACCGGTATGGTGACTTTGAATTCAGATTTTCAGGTTATGATTAAAGCACAACAAAACTATCTGCTTCAGCCTAACGAAAAAAATCTCACTTTGTTCAACAGAGCGATGGCGATGTTCGTAAACATGTCGAATACATATGCGATGCTTGATCTCTATGAGAAAGAGATTGAAGCGATGAAAAGTACCTTTCTTAGAGTTGCTGAGCTTTCCCAAGAGATTGGAACGATTGAACAAAACTTATTTCAAAGTGAATTACGCGTAAAGACGGTCATTGGTGATGTGACGGATACGTTAGCGGGTATTACGACTGAATACATTGGAAAGGCCGAGAAAAGTGCGGCCCAAACCCAATGGTCGGTTCTCATTGCATGTGCGGCATTAGCCGTATTTACTATTGCAATCTTTATCACAATCAGTGGGACGCTAACACGCTCAGTTAAGCAAATAAGTACGATTCTTTCCGGCGTTGCGAAAGGTGATTTATCACAGAGAATGAAGATAGGCCCGAACGATAACGATGAATTTAACCAATTAGCGATGACGATTAACCAAAGTTGCGAAAATCTGGGTGAATTGGTTCATGGTGTACAAAATAGCAGTAATGCATTGTCAGTCAATGCGGCAGAACTGAATACAGGGATAGATACGTTGGCACACAATCAATCGAAAGTATTAGGACAAACCGAGTTGTTAGCGTCTGCGACTGAAGAAGTCAGTGTGACCACGCAAGAAGTGTCTAATTCGTTGGAGTTTGTTGCTGATGTGAGTAAGTCATCGACCAACGCTGCAGAAGAAGGGGCGACGGTGATCAAAGGAGCTATTGATTCCCTTGAAGATGTTAACAATATACTGAAGTCGGCAGCAGGGCATATTCAACAGCTAGAAACCGCCTCCTCAAAAGTGGATTCCGTTATGGAGATTATTAACGGGATTGCGGAACAAACCAATCTACTTGCTTTGAATGCGGCGATAGAAGCGGCAAGGGCTGGTGAGCAGGGGAGAGGATTTGCCGTGGTTGCCGATGAAGTTAGGAACCTGGCGGTGAGAACGGTTGATGCAGTTGGTGAGATTTCAGGGACGATTGAAACCATGAAAAAAGAGAGTGCTGAAGTGATTCAGTACATTGGGCAATCTGAATCTTCTATACAAGCAGGTCAAGAAAAAGGCCACGAAGCGATGACAGCATTAGGTCAAATCACTGAAAAAGCCGATGAAGCTGCGCATCAAACCGAAGTGATATTCGCCTCAATAAGAGAGCTTGCTACGACTAGTCAATCAATGGCGAATAACATGATAGAGATATCATCGGCAATGAAAGAACTCGAAAACAATAATGAACAGCTAAGACAGACGAGCGAGTTGGTGGATGAACGTTCAAGCAGCCTGAATTCAGACTGCGAACGTTTCAATATTTAG
- the pflA gene encoding pyruvate formate lyase 1-activating protein translates to MSTTGRIHSFESCGTVDGPGIRFIVFMQGCLMRCKYCHNRDTWDTHGGKEVTVEEIITEAKSYRHFMKASGGGITCSGGEAMLQPEFVRDFFQAAQAEGIHTCLDTNGYIRKHTDVVDEVLASTDLVMLDLKHMKDEIHHDFIGVSNKRTLDFARYLHKIGQKTWIRYVVVPGYTDDIEAVHMLGEFIKDMDNIEKVELLPYHKLGAHKWEALGFEYELEGVSPPSKESMDNIQSILSQYNSNVKY, encoded by the coding sequence ATGTCTACAACTGGTCGCATTCATTCTTTTGAGTCTTGTGGTACCGTCGATGGCCCTGGCATTCGGTTTATTGTGTTTATGCAAGGGTGCTTAATGCGTTGTAAGTATTGCCATAATCGCGATACATGGGATACACATGGCGGAAAAGAGGTCACTGTCGAAGAAATTATTACCGAAGCCAAGTCATACCGACATTTTATGAAGGCATCGGGTGGGGGTATCACTTGTTCCGGTGGCGAAGCGATGCTGCAACCTGAGTTTGTAAGAGATTTCTTCCAAGCAGCGCAAGCCGAAGGTATTCATACTTGTCTTGATACCAACGGGTATATTCGCAAACACACCGACGTAGTTGATGAGGTTCTCGCCTCTACCGATCTCGTTATGCTAGACCTCAAGCATATGAAAGATGAAATTCATCATGATTTTATCGGTGTTTCTAATAAGCGCACCCTAGACTTTGCTCGCTACTTACACAAAATCGGTCAAAAAACTTGGATCCGCTATGTGGTTGTGCCTGGTTATACCGATGACATCGAAGCGGTGCACATGCTTGGTGAGTTTATTAAAGATATGGATAACATTGAAAAAGTTGAACTTCTACCGTATCACAAGCTAGGTGCGCATAAGTGGGAAGCGCTGGGTTTTGAGTACGAACTGGAAGGCGTCAGCCCTCCATCAAAAGAGTCTATGGACAATATTCAGTCAATTTTGAGTCAGTATAACTCTAACGTAAAGTACTGA
- a CDS encoding YfbU family protein yields MEMTNAQRLILSNQYYLMSQMDPENRGKYQRFQTIVERGYELQMQELNKDFGCIVEAECRQVIDILEMYHAMQESNKMLKDDERKDVDQRRLQFLGFDIARESQLVNYVRFLIDSEGLYPHFDKADHHFNSQMPMLEKYRRMLATWRACPRQYHLCATELNQIFNA; encoded by the coding sequence ATGGAAATGACCAATGCTCAACGTTTGATCCTTTCAAACCAGTATTACTTGATGTCTCAAATGGACCCAGAAAACCGTGGTAAGTACCAACGTTTTCAGACCATTGTAGAGCGTGGTTACGAATTGCAAATGCAGGAGCTAAATAAAGACTTCGGTTGTATCGTTGAAGCTGAGTGTCGTCAAGTGATTGATATTTTGGAAATGTATCATGCGATGCAAGAATCGAACAAAATGCTCAAAGACGATGAGCGTAAAGACGTCGACCAAAGACGCTTACAGTTTTTAGGGTTTGATATCGCTCGCGAATCACAGCTCGTCAATTACGTTCGTTTCTTGATTGACTCTGAAGGCTTATACCCGCACTTTGATAAAGCGGATCACCACTTCAATAGCCAAATGCCGATGCTTGAAAAGTATCGTCGCATGCTGGCAACGTGGCGAGCCTGCCCTCGTCAATATCACTTGTGTGCGACTGAGTTGAATCAAATCTTTAATGCATAA